The following are encoded together in the Thermococcus sibiricus MM 739 genome:
- a CDS encoding polysaccharide deacetylase family protein — MYQKFGYHFHGYQPGDIIYIHDGSGWDPIKYSERLSPVSLKIRDIEVNSRNWTRTVIKAYEYTSDALGSLKPHSVSVDFEPFTLYMILRYKPKIYGEIVDLLMNKVEPVPTTSFHPIMPHLSTFEQEILAKISFDFYEPFIKDKNVVGYWLPENVITKETAKIVAESTQREVLFLLDERQFVGLHFPQAKFSCNTYKCDDKIVYVFGRDHQLSDAFAFNTLDANGLVRAVVEGKVDVFKENSGIPYLVYLASDLEALLSNPQQLDKFLSWISKLEEREVEVINAVDFIRKKKNGEFQKLEGECSEYFRINIKDYSSWSDYYDLSVDGRTSDIRWLGMRREDGRVINRIYKDRKVSQLWKFAFTKLFRELNRSIRFGVIDLVRKYLPEASIENIKEFLTRYARIFFREHYEYFEMDTTVEYVMEPLKGIDPTLALKLGRIYYIMLLANHSDPRFWENIDTRVTFGNVSAISKALIELMKVYIEENMYEKANYLFLEYMKLLAFPQLYYDYELFKMPGLEGWETTEKAWFDSLKSEVPNCDYNVITRGALYVGNEDLPEDIKGALEVLYDLKKAVADTGHISGEMHGDWENKKWCEHRARV; from the coding sequence ATGTATCAGAAGTTTGGTTATCATTTTCATGGATATCAACCAGGTGATATTATATATATCCACGATGGTTCTGGATGGGATCCAATAAAGTATTCAGAACGTTTAAGCCCTGTTTCTTTGAAAATAAGAGACATAGAAGTAAATTCCAGAAACTGGACAAGAACAGTTATTAAAGCATATGAATATACTAGTGATGCTTTAGGATCCTTAAAGCCCCACTCAGTAAGCGTCGATTTTGAGCCGTTTACTCTCTATATGATTCTCAGATACAAGCCGAAGATATATGGAGAAATAGTTGATCTGCTCATGAATAAAGTCGAGCCTGTTCCTACAACATCTTTTCATCCGATAATGCCTCATCTCAGTACTTTCGAACAGGAGATCCTTGCAAAAATTTCTTTTGATTTTTATGAGCCTTTTATCAAAGATAAGAATGTTGTTGGGTACTGGCTTCCAGAAAATGTTATAACAAAGGAAACCGCCAAAATTGTTGCTGAATCCACGCAAAGGGAGGTTTTATTCCTCTTGGATGAGAGACAGTTCGTTGGTCTTCACTTTCCCCAAGCAAAGTTCTCTTGCAACACCTACAAATGTGACGACAAAATAGTCTACGTCTTTGGAAGGGATCACCAGCTGAGCGATGCTTTTGCATTTAACACACTTGACGCTAATGGTCTTGTAAGAGCCGTTGTAGAGGGAAAGGTAGATGTCTTCAAGGAGAACTCTGGTATCCCCTACTTAGTTTACTTAGCGAGCGACCTTGAAGCCTTATTAAGCAATCCACAGCAACTGGATAAGTTCTTAAGCTGGATATCAAAACTCGAAGAAAGAGAAGTTGAAGTAATCAACGCGGTGGATTTCATTAGAAAAAAGAAAAATGGAGAGTTCCAAAAGCTAGAAGGAGAATGCAGTGAGTACTTTAGAATCAATATCAAAGATTACTCAAGCTGGAGCGATTATTACGATTTAAGTGTCGATGGAAGAACAAGTGACATAAGATGGCTTGGTATGAGAAGGGAAGACGGAAGAGTAATTAATCGCATCTATAAAGATAGAAAAGTTTCACAACTCTGGAAGTTTGCCTTTACAAAGCTGTTCAGAGAGCTTAACAGAAGTATACGCTTTGGTGTAATTGACCTAGTCCGTAAATATCTCCCAGAGGCAAGTATAGAGAATATAAAGGAATTTCTAACAAGATATGCAAGGATATTTTTCAGAGAGCATTATGAGTACTTTGAAATGGATACGACAGTTGAGTACGTAATGGAACCTCTAAAGGGCATCGACCCAACGTTGGCTCTAAAACTTGGAAGAATATACTACATAATGCTTCTAGCAAACCATTCAGATCCTAGATTCTGGGAAAATATAGATACAAGAGTAACCTTTGGAAACGTTTCCGCAATCAGCAAGGCTCTAATAGAACTCATGAAGGTCTACATCGAAGAAAACATGTACGAAAAAGCCAACTATCTCTTCCTGGAATATATGAAACTCCTTGCTTTCCCACAGCTTTATTACGATTATGAACTCTTCAAAATGCCAGGACTGGAAGGATGGGAAACTACAGAAAAAGCATGGTTCGACAGCCTGAAAAGCGAAGTTCCAAACTGTGATTACAATGTGATAACAAGAGGTGCTCTTTATGTTGGAAATGAAGATCTTCCTGAAGACATAAAAGGGGCTTTAGAAGTGCTTTACGACTTAAAGAAAGCTGTAGCTGACACTGGACACATTTCCGGAGAGATGCACGGCGATTGGGAGAATAAAAAGTGGTGTGAACATCGGGCCAGAGTTTAG
- the cca gene encoding CCA tRNA nucleotidyltransferase: MKLLEEVLGMIKPSEEERRLINEVIREVVDIAKAEIEKVESEVTLHLVGSIAKDTYLSGDHDIDLFLAFPLDYSLEELRKRGLELAKAIGNHFENYEVTYAEHPYVRAIYKGFDVDIVPCYNVKSWKEVRTAVDRSILHTKWVIEHLNGRNDEVRLLKRFLKGINAYGSEVYVRGFSGYLTELLIIKYGSFLKLMENIEFLGKIKIIDLEGWLKKEPEIAYKTIEREGEKPLVVIDPVDPRRNVASALSWEKFGVFYFKAMELKENLKLEFFFPSKKKIGDYKVLLREKGTNLIVILFPKPELVDDVLIPQLERSAKGLEKSLKKEGFEVFDLNWGYKDKAFIMLEVDRINRPRTKLKLGPEFLTNRALDFYGKNQKVWIRGKRLYSEKVVEEGVVEVIENLFAKDQISLGKNIRESVKNADILINFVPHELEEEAYLFLSKEKWNVKA; encoded by the coding sequence ATGAAGCTGTTAGAGGAAGTTTTAGGAATGATAAAACCCTCCGAAGAAGAGAGGAGATTAATTAATGAAGTAATACGTGAAGTAGTAGATATTGCAAAAGCCGAAATAGAAAAAGTTGAGAGTGAGGTTACTCTTCATCTTGTGGGTTCAATAGCCAAAGATACTTATCTTTCTGGAGACCATGATATTGATCTTTTCTTAGCCTTTCCTCTTGATTATTCTCTAGAAGAATTAAGAAAAAGAGGATTGGAGCTTGCAAAAGCCATCGGGAACCATTTTGAAAATTATGAAGTTACTTATGCTGAGCATCCCTATGTAAGGGCCATCTATAAAGGTTTTGACGTTGACATTGTCCCGTGTTATAATGTGAAGAGCTGGAAAGAGGTTAGAACTGCTGTTGATAGATCAATACTTCATACAAAGTGGGTAATTGAGCATTTAAACGGCAGAAACGATGAAGTTAGGTTATTAAAGCGGTTTTTAAAAGGGATAAATGCTTATGGTAGTGAAGTTTATGTAAGAGGATTCTCGGGATATCTGACTGAGCTTTTGATAATAAAATATGGCTCTTTTTTGAAGTTAATGGAAAACATCGAATTTTTAGGGAAGATCAAAATAATAGACTTGGAAGGGTGGCTTAAGAAGGAACCAGAAATAGCGTACAAAACCATAGAAAGAGAAGGAGAAAAGCCATTGGTAGTTATAGATCCTGTAGATCCTAGAAGGAACGTTGCCTCTGCATTAAGTTGGGAAAAGTTTGGAGTGTTTTACTTTAAGGCAATGGAACTTAAAGAAAATCTAAAACTCGAGTTTTTCTTCCCGTCAAAAAAGAAAATTGGGGATTACAAAGTCTTGCTTAGAGAGAAAGGTACAAACTTAATTGTTATTCTCTTTCCAAAACCCGAGCTCGTAGACGATGTTCTCATTCCTCAGCTTGAGAGAAGTGCAAAAGGCCTCGAAAAAAGCTTGAAAAAAGAAGGCTTTGAAGTTTTTGATTTGAACTGGGGATATAAAGATAAAGCTTTCATCATGCTCGAGGTTGATAGGATAAACCGGCCAAGGACAAAACTAAAACTAGGCCCAGAATTTCTTACTAATAGAGCTTTAGATTTTTATGGAAAAAACCAGAAAGTATGGATAAGAGGGAAAAGACTTTATTCAGAGAAAGTTGTTGAAGAAGGAGTGGTGGAGGTCATTGAAAATCTCTTTGCTAAAGATCAGATTTCATTGGGTAAGAATATTAGAGAGAGCGTAAAAAATGCAGATATTTTAATAAACTTTGTGCCTCATGAACTAGAGGAAGAAGCATATCTCTTTTTAAGCAAAGAAAAGTGGAATGTAAAGGCCTAA
- the thpR gene encoding RNA 2',3'-cyclic phosphodiesterase, whose protein sequence is MRAFIAVEINDEVRKKLVEIQEKIDRTKSAKIKFVEPENIHITLKFLGEITEEQAEDIKRILESIAKNHKKHEVNAKGVGVFPNYNYVRVIWAGVDNDEEIKKMAEEIDNALFQLGFKREKNFVSHITIGRVKFVKDKVGLMLVLKELSNEEFGKFKVEAIELKKSTLTPKGPIYETLARFELQD, encoded by the coding sequence ATGAGGGCATTTATAGCCGTTGAAATTAATGATGAAGTTAGAAAGAAATTAGTTGAGATTCAGGAGAAGATAGATAGGACGAAGTCTGCAAAAATCAAGTTTGTAGAACCAGAAAACATCCACATCACGTTGAAATTTTTGGGAGAGATAACCGAAGAACAGGCTGAAGATATTAAACGAATTCTTGAATCTATAGCAAAGAATCACAAAAAGCATGAAGTGAATGCAAAAGGAGTAGGAGTTTTCCCAAATTATAACTATGTGAGGGTCATCTGGGCTGGAGTGGATAACGATGAGGAGATAAAGAAGATGGCGGAAGAAATAGACAATGCCCTTTTCCAACTCGGGTTTAAACGAGAGAAGAATTTTGTCTCTCATATAACAATAGGTAGAGTAAAGTTCGTAAAAGACAAAGTGGGGCTCATGTTGGTATTAAAGGAGCTATCTAATGAAGAGTTTGGGAAGTTTAAAGTTGAGGCAATAGAACTTAAAAAGAGCACTCTTACACCAAAGGGTCCAATATATGAGACTCTTGCAAGATTTGAATTGCAAGATTAG
- a CDS encoding phosphoribosyltransferase produces MDKVYLTWWQVDRAIFSLADVLRRYNPDTIVGISRGGLIPAVRLSHILGDVDFKVIDVKFYKGIDERAEEPKITIPIHGSLEGKRVVIVDDVSDTGKTLQVVIDEVKKKGAKDIKVACLAMKPWTLVVPDFYVFRTDKWIVFPWEEFPVVVRDEGIYSR; encoded by the coding sequence ATGGACAAAGTTTATCTCACATGGTGGCAGGTGGATAGAGCTATATTTTCACTGGCTGACGTTTTAAGAAGGTACAATCCTGATACTATTGTAGGTATTTCTAGAGGGGGCTTAATCCCTGCAGTGAGACTCAGCCACATCCTTGGAGATGTTGATTTTAAGGTTATTGATGTTAAGTTTTATAAGGGAATCGATGAGAGAGCAGAAGAACCCAAAATAACGATCCCCATTCATGGGAGTTTGGAAGGGAAAAGAGTAGTTATAGTTGACGATGTTAGCGATACCGGAAAGACTCTTCAAGTTGTCATCGATGAAGTAAAGAAAAAAGGTGCAAAGGACATTAAAGTTGCTTGCCTTGCCATGAAACCTTGGACTTTAGTGGTACCGGATTTTTATGTATTTAGAACAGATAAATGGATAGTTTTTCCGTGGGAAGAATTCCCTGTGGTGGTTAGAGATGAGGGCATTTATAGCCGTTGA